aaggatccCCATATGATGACCAGAAAAACTATAGCTCCTACAGAGTTATTGAACCTCCCCTGAAATGCATCATAGAATATTTGTGCTGGTATTAGTGCCCCTGCTGTCTCATTGGTTGGGTCGTATAAGTAGTTCAGATCCTGCACAAAGATAAAGTTTCACAGCACATTAGATGTGAGTAGTCCGATGTGGAGACTTATAGGTACTTAGGCACCCCTCCTTAAAGGCTAGCTTTTTAAAGATTAATTCTCCCGTAGGGGAAAGTACCTGAATGCTGAAAGTAAGAGCTAAGTAGTAACCCGCTCCGAAAAATGTGACAACTCCAATGCCTGAGAGAATTGCAATAGGGCCAGTTATATCTGCACCCTTTGTTTCCTCTGTTAGATGTGCAGCAGTGTCATAACCCAACAAACTGTATTGAGTGAGAAGTAGTGATAGAATCACAGCATAGGGTTTGCTACTGATCCCTGTCAACTCTGGAGATGTCTTAAATTGAGTGAACACATAAGAAGCAGATTGCTTATGCAGTGCCACCACCGGGAGCATTATAGTTATAACCAAACAGCCAGTTACCTGCAGATCTCTTGGTGTGAAAAATCAAAGGAGTGGTAGAACATAGGTGAAATGCAGTGCATTTGAGGAAGAACTTCCATTAATGAGGGGATGGGGGAATTTTATTCATATTATGCGTGGATTATAATGGAGGGAGATAGACATAACTCCCGAATCAATGGATTGAAATTTGGCCAAACTGTCCTACACGCTACTGACAGTGTCCTCCTGACCAGGGAGTCAGTAATATTATTAATCTACTTCGGAATAAAGCTAAAAGCACAAGATACAAAATAAGAAGACACGTGCATAAAATATATAGTTACAGATGAAAGCATATATACCTGCCACCATATTGAGATAATGTCAAGAAAGGCTATAACTTGTAGTGCAAATATGTTGAgtactgcccatatgatgatttGAACTATGTACATGCATAAGAACACCCAGGGAGGAGCAAAATATCCTCCACCCTTGTTTGTACCAGTACATAATAGAAAGATGATTTGCAATACCTGTGACCCTGGATAAGCCTAGCAACAGAGCAGAATGAAGATTAATTAGAAACCAGGTAATACTTTGGGGATCAAATAGtgtgaataaaataaattaatcaCTCAATTGTTTCCTCTATTCTAGGAGAactaactaatttaaaagaaaaggaaagaaaatctCTCATATATTCATTAAGGGAAAGAGACTTCTACTTGGTCGCATCGTCTCTACACAAACGTCTAGGTCAAGAGGGGAGGCGTACGCCCAGGTATCTACCCAAACTCCACCATTTCTCCATATCCTCCCTCTCTCATAAATTGATTGAATCATTGTGCAACGTTACGAGGGTACCCACCATCCCcacttttctctttcatttaaATTTAAACCCTTCAGATATTGAATAACATGAGTAAAAAGTGGGGATAAGAAAGTCATAGTGAAGTGAATTGATTAATTAGGCATAGTGAcatgaaaaaaaacccttataAAAATATGTCTTTGGAATGAATCTCAAGCGGAGATTCCAAATTTAAGACAAAATGACTTCTTTACCCCATAAATCATTCCTAACATGACAAAAACCTATATTTTACAGCAAGAATTAATGTGCAGAATCATCATCTCAATCCTAAGTGGAGTTATATGTAAGTTAATGAGTTAAATATTGGAAAATTAGTTAGGTTAAGTCATCGAATtagagagatggagaagatagGACATAGCAGTACCTGTGCGCCTATCCCAGAAACAAGGCCGATAATTTCCAGCCAAGCACAGCACCAAGATGCAAATGGACCCCATATAGGACCAGCCAATTGAGCTGACCAGAAGTATAGTGAACCAGCTGTCTGTGTTGTCAGTGTAAGAATCATGTCAGTCTAATAAAAATTTAGGAGAATATTTTGTGCCGCAACGTAGGCTAcatccaggcacatgggcagcctgtgcaaggggggtagggtggtcattatatccacccccatgtgcctaggcactGCCTGCGCTACGACAaagagaacaacaccccttaaaatttcaaatgattatttatttatttaaaaagcTTAGGAAATAATTAATCATAAGGCAATTTAGTGCCACAAACTGAACAAACCTACAAGATTTTCTTTaaagagagggataggcacGCAGCCCATATATATAGACAATTAAGGGGGAGCGCAAGAGTCACGCATGCATGATAGCCAATGAAAGAACAGACACTGGCATCTTGAGGGGTGGAATGATCATTTTGACCCTCACTATCTAggtgtgcccccccccccccccccaagaatATTTTTCCATATGGATATCATAAGCATTTAAAGAGGGAGAAAGGGGTCTTGGTGGGTGTCAAACCATATATATGGGGGATTCATAATTTCACATCattaaattaagaaaatatagATGTGAGGGGGTGTGAATATGACGATCGCGTGTCcaccttttcccctttctttattAGTTAAGATGAGGGAAGAAAAACTTTTCAGAATGTAATGGGGAATGATGTACATGTATAGTGGACATGGAACATTTTCTACGATATAACTTCCACAATACTCACGAGTAGTTTCAATATTCCTATTTATATTGtaggcaagagattgttgcttGGTCGTTGGCCTCTGCATCATCGTGGGAGCGAATGAGAATGCATGCAGGGGCATCAATATACATAGAAATACTTATTTCTTGGGAGGCAGAATGGTAATTTAGCATGCTCCTATGTTTAGACTGAGGATCTACTCACTAACTTGGTAGCCTTTTTTTTGTCcccttaatatttttttttttcaaaatgatCAGAACCTATAAGGATACTCTTTCAATTAAGGATGTCAAAAATCAGACCAACTCGATTAAATTGATCGAATCGAGCTAAATTGATCGACCAAACTCCTTATTGGTCGTATTGGTTTTGCCTTTCTAAAAccactaaaaaataaaaccaaaacagaTCAAGCCTACTATTAAGACCAACCAACCGTTTGGAGTGAAACTGATAGAAACCCATAAAAGCTGataaaattcaatatttttttgtaCAATATTCTTTGGATTGAGTTTCCCTCCTCCCATGATGAATGGGATTCCATTCACGCAGTACGGGATAGGGCAAGAATCGGTATCAGGAGAGTATTTAATTTGGAACGGAACAAAACCTCAGGAGGGGTTTGTTGGTGGGTGAACTGTCttttatgggtggaggaaaactttatcttttttctttttacaaataaaaaacagagaTTGGATCAATAAGAGACCGATAATTAACTGGCTGGACCAATAATTATATCTTTCGGTGTGGTTTTTGTAAACCGAACATCTTATCGGCTCGGTTTCGATCTAACCCCTATAtgcaacaaacaaaaaattgagaaaaatcGATTGAAACCAGAGTCAGCCATCACAAACcgaatgaaccaaagaaaataatataagagaaataaaaacatactgggaaagaagaacagatctcAGCCATAGCAAAGCCAATGAACCAAGTGAAGAATGTAACCACAACCCATCCCCATATCATACTTGCAGGCCCTGCGTAAAGAATACTTGAACCATACAGTGGTGTCCCTATGAAAACCGCCATTGTTGAGAATGTTATCCCAAATATCTTCAACAGAGACTGcagaaaccaaaattttgattgaattaatactgataaaggaaataaaaagcaCAAATTAAATAGCTAGGAACAAATAGAGGAAATCGGATTATCACCATTTCTCTTCTGAGTTCTTGCTTGTAACCAAGCTCGTTTAGACGCCTCTCTCCTGAATCCATCTCTAGACCAGACATTGTCGTGTCACTTCCAATTCCCAAATAGTTGCAGTTGCAGCAGctcaagaagaaaaatagaaacaaaaaaaattgtttgggtttgggattaagGGACACAATTAGTACTAATTATTCACTCCTACcccaaatttgaattttggttGTTTTTAATGACTCTGCATGAGTCCATTACCATGCATTTAATTAGAActaatctttctttctttctttattttactATAATTTCGATCGCTTCTTCTTAATTGAGCTATTAATTACTTCAACTTGAAAAAATCAGAGTGGAGGGGCATGAATCATAGAGAATCTCATGAGTTTGAAAGCTGACGTCAATTCTTTTCGCGTAAttacacaaaaaacaaaaacactctCCTTTTCATataaaacaacaataaataTATTCCAGCGTGTACTAATCCTTGAGTACTCTGAGCTCGTGCAGAATGCATGCTGCACTTACAGTCAACGTTCAACATCAtcaactttattttattttattttattttttgatttttgtgttttttccttttagaaATCTCTCGGTATGATTTTAATGATGAAACAGATATTGAAGAATcgttgtcccctccaattcttCCAATTACTCACATGGCAAAATGCTGTCGAAAACATTGTCTAAGATGTGCTACAATGAGGTGATAATTATCGATATTGAACTATTGGTAGAGACTGCCTTCTCTCCCTCATTTAGGATACCTTATATTTTTGTCACTTGGAAAAATCTAAATTCACCAATGAGATATTAAAGAAATCAATCATATATGCTTCTTGTAGATATTCCACAAGGTGAAGAACAAAACTAGCAACTTAACAAGCTAAGTAAGGCGTGAGAGAAGTAGCAAAAGGATCAAGGAGAAAATATTATAGAACACCCCTCGCCCAAGTTTTACTGTAACCCCCTTGTTGAGATTCTAATTATAAAAGCAACAATTCTTGATTGCCCTTTTGTCTTattcttaaatttatttttttaaaagttagGTATAAAAAAGGATTTCAAAATGATTAATCATTATATCATTGTCATTGtattacacatttttttttattataaatttgaaataataggatttacttttattaaaaaatatatacatcttttattaaaaagggaaaaaaaaatgttacaaaatCCATTGATTAAAAGTTAAGTCATGTTGTAATCAAG
The sequence above is a segment of the Telopea speciosissima isolate NSW1024214 ecotype Mountain lineage chromosome 7, Tspe_v1, whole genome shotgun sequence genome. Coding sequences within it:
- the LOC122668201 gene encoding amino-acid permease BAT1 homolog; translated protein: MSGLEMDSGERRLNELGYKQELRREMSLLKIFGITFSTMAVFIGTPLYGSSILYAGPASMIWGWVVVTFFTWFIGFAMAEICSSFPTAGSLYFWSAQLAGPIWGPFASWCCAWLEIIGLVSGIGAQAYPGSQVTGCLVITIMLPVVALHKQSASYVFTQFKTSPELTGISSKPYAVILSLLLTQYSLLGYDTAAHLTEETKGADITGPIAILSGIGVVTFFGAGYYLALTFSIQDLNYLYDPTNETAGALIPAQIFYDAFQGRFNNSVGAIVFLVIIWGSFFFCGLSITTSAARVVRETSFNSPPNSISFFL